One window from the genome of Streptomyces sp. WZ-12 encodes:
- a CDS encoding cytochrome P450, whose protein sequence is MSTETEAEQSAAAARCPVAFPLRQPGRPFPPPEYAEYRAGGGPVRSELPSGPVWLVTRHEDVRAVLTDPRISADPSKPGFPKAARTGGAPSQHEVPGWFVALDPPEHGRFRKTLIPEFTVRKVRELRPVIQQIVDGRIDAMLAAGTSADLVESFALPVPSLVISSLLGVPKADRDFFEDRTRVLVRLSSTDAQRDEATRALLRYLGRLIQIKQRRPGDDLISRLIAAGTLSRQELSGVAMLLLIAGHETTANNIGLGVVQLLSNPQWVGDDRIVEELLRYYSVADLVAFRVAVEDVEVGGRLIRAGEGIVPLIAAANHDDAVFAAPDRFDPERSARSHVAFGYGVHQCLGQNLVRVEMEIAYKTLFARIPSLTLAVPVSELPLKYDGVLFGLHELPVTWK, encoded by the coding sequence ATGAGTACCGAAACGGAAGCGGAGCAGTCGGCGGCGGCCGCGCGGTGCCCGGTCGCTTTCCCGTTGCGGCAACCGGGGCGGCCCTTCCCGCCGCCGGAGTACGCGGAGTACCGCGCGGGCGGCGGCCCGGTCCGCTCCGAACTGCCCAGCGGCCCGGTGTGGTTGGTGACCCGCCACGAGGACGTCCGGGCGGTGTTGACCGATCCGCGGATCAGCGCCGACCCGTCCAAGCCGGGTTTCCCCAAGGCCGCCCGGACCGGCGGGGCGCCGTCGCAGCACGAGGTGCCGGGGTGGTTCGTGGCGCTGGACCCGCCGGAGCACGGCCGGTTCCGCAAGACGCTGATCCCGGAGTTCACCGTCCGCAAGGTGCGCGAACTGCGGCCGGTGATCCAGCAGATCGTGGACGGGCGGATCGACGCCATGCTGGCCGCGGGCACCTCGGCGGACCTCGTCGAGTCCTTCGCGCTGCCGGTGCCGTCCCTGGTGATCTCCAGCCTGCTGGGCGTGCCCAAGGCCGACCGGGACTTCTTCGAGGACCGCACCCGGGTCCTGGTCCGGCTCAGCTCGACCGACGCGCAGCGCGACGAGGCGACCCGGGCGCTGTTGCGGTACCTGGGCCGGCTGATCCAGATCAAGCAGCGGCGCCCCGGCGACGACCTCATCAGCCGGCTGATCGCCGCGGGCACGCTGTCCCGGCAGGAGCTGTCCGGGGTGGCCATGCTGCTGCTGATCGCCGGGCACGAGACGACGGCGAACAACATCGGCCTGGGCGTGGTGCAGTTGCTCAGCAACCCGCAGTGGGTCGGTGACGACCGGATCGTCGAGGAGCTGCTGCGCTACTACTCGGTGGCGGATCTGGTGGCGTTCCGGGTGGCCGTCGAGGACGTGGAGGTGGGTGGCCGGCTGATCCGGGCCGGCGAGGGCATCGTGCCGCTGATCGCGGCGGCCAACCACGACGACGCGGTGTTCGCCGCGCCGGACCGCTTCGACCCGGAGCGCTCGGCGCGTTCTCATGTGGCGTTCGGCTACGGCGTCCACCAGTGCCTGGGCCAGAACCTGGTGCGCGTCGAGATGGAGATCGCCTACAAGACGCTGTTCGCGCGGATCCCCTCCCTCACGCTGGCCGTGCCGGTGTCCGAACTGCCGCTGAAGTACGACGGGGTGCTGTTCGGTCTGCACGAACTGCCCGTCACCTGGAAGTGA
- a CDS encoding ferredoxin: protein MRITVDTGRCVGAGQCVLTAPDLFDQDDDGLVTVLDAADGAPAAAREAAALCPSGAINVAAD from the coding sequence GTGCGCATCACCGTGGACACCGGCCGCTGCGTCGGCGCCGGCCAGTGCGTCCTGACCGCGCCTGACCTGTTCGACCAGGACGACGACGGTCTGGTGACCGTCCTGGACGCGGCGGATGGCGCGCCGGCCGCCGCCCGCGAGGCGGCGGCGCTGTGCCCGTCCGGCGCGATCAACGTCGCGGCGGACTGA
- a CDS encoding DegT/DnrJ/EryC1/StrS family aminotransferase — protein sequence MSYTHPVSMPWLNGRELDYVTEAVGGGWISSQGPYVKRFEEAFAAYNDVPYGVACSSGTTALTLALRALGVGPGDEVIVPEFTMIASAWAVTYTGATPVFVDCGDDLNIDVSRIEEKITPRTKVIMPVHIYGRQCAMDAVLDLAHEYNLRVVEDSAEAHGVRPRGDIACFSLFANKIITAGEGGICLTRDPHLAAQMAHLRAMAFTKDHSFLHKKLAYNYRMTNMQAAVALAQTEQLDMILALRRDIEKRYDEALRDVPGITLMPPREVLWMYDLRAERRDELCAYLAGEGIETRVFFKPMSQQPGYFRADWPSLNAARFSADGFYLPTHTGLTARDQEFITGRIRAFYGVA from the coding sequence ATGTCCTATACGCATCCGGTGTCCATGCCGTGGCTCAACGGCCGCGAGCTCGACTATGTGACCGAGGCCGTCGGCGGCGGCTGGATCTCCTCCCAAGGGCCGTACGTCAAGCGGTTCGAGGAGGCGTTCGCGGCGTACAACGACGTGCCGTACGGCGTGGCGTGTTCGTCGGGGACCACGGCGCTGACGCTGGCGCTGCGGGCGCTCGGCGTCGGTCCCGGTGACGAGGTGATCGTCCCGGAGTTCACGATGATCGCGTCCGCGTGGGCGGTGACCTACACCGGCGCCACGCCGGTCTTCGTGGACTGCGGCGACGACCTGAACATCGACGTGTCCCGCATCGAAGAGAAGATCACCCCGCGCACCAAGGTGATCATGCCGGTGCACATCTACGGCCGGCAGTGCGCCATGGACGCCGTGTTGGACCTGGCCCACGAGTACAACCTGCGGGTGGTGGAGGACTCCGCGGAGGCGCACGGGGTGCGGCCGCGGGGCGACATCGCCTGCTTCTCGCTCTTCGCCAACAAGATCATCACGGCCGGTGAGGGCGGGATCTGCCTGACCCGGGACCCGCACCTGGCCGCGCAGATGGCGCATCTGCGCGCGATGGCGTTCACCAAGGACCACAGCTTCCTGCACAAGAAGCTGGCCTACAACTACCGCATGACCAACATGCAGGCCGCGGTGGCGCTCGCCCAGACCGAGCAGTTGGACATGATCCTCGCGCTGCGCCGGGACATCGAGAAGCGGTACGACGAGGCGCTGCGCGACGTGCCCGGCATCACGCTGATGCCGCCGCGCGAGGTGCTGTGGATGTACGACCTGCGGGCCGAGCGGCGCGACGAGTTGTGCGCGTACCTCGCCGGCGAGGGCATCGAGACCCGGGTGTTCTTCAAGCCGATGAGCCAGCAGCCCGGTTACTTCCGGGCCGACTGGCCCTCGCTCAACGCCGCCCGGTTCAGCGCCGACGGCTTCTACCTGCCGACGCACACCGGTCTGACCGCCCGCGACCAGGAGTTCATCACCGGCCGGATCCGCGCGTTCTACGGAGTGGCATGA
- a CDS encoding cytochrome P450: MSTSTAPPSLAAEARTVLHLSPLLRDLQSKAPVCKVRTPAGDEGWLVTRHSELKQLLHDERLARAHADPANAPRYVRNPLLDLLVTDDVDAARAVHAEMRSLLTPQFSARRVLDLQPKVEAFAEQALAHLVAQGPPADLHGDFSMPFSLSVLCALIGVPAAEQGQLIGALAKLGELDDLPRAQEAQDELFGLLSGLARSKRTAPEDDVISRLCLKVPSDDRIGPIVAGLLFAGLDSVASHIDLGAVLFTQYPDQLAAALADEQLMRSGVEEILRSAKAGGSVLPRYATADVPVGDVTIKAGDLVLLDFTLVNFDRTVFDEPELFDIQRAPNPHLTFGHGMWHCIGAPLARVQLRIAYTLLFTRLPGLRLARPIEELGYASGQLSAALTQLSVTW, translated from the coding sequence ATGAGCACATCCACCGCGCCGCCCTCCCTCGCCGCGGAGGCACGCACCGTCCTGCACCTGAGCCCCCTGCTGCGCGACCTGCAATCCAAGGCCCCCGTCTGCAAGGTCCGCACCCCGGCCGGAGACGAGGGCTGGCTCGTCACCCGCCACTCCGAACTCAAACAACTGCTGCACGACGAGCGGTTGGCCCGCGCCCACGCCGACCCGGCCAACGCGCCGCGCTACGTGCGCAATCCGCTACTGGACCTCCTGGTCACCGACGACGTCGACGCGGCGCGCGCCGTGCACGCGGAGATGCGCTCGCTGCTCACCCCGCAGTTCTCCGCCCGTCGGGTGCTGGACCTGCAGCCGAAGGTCGAGGCATTCGCCGAACAGGCGCTCGCGCACCTCGTCGCCCAGGGCCCGCCCGCCGACCTGCACGGCGACTTCTCCATGCCGTTCTCGCTGTCGGTGCTGTGCGCCCTCATCGGCGTCCCCGCCGCGGAGCAGGGCCAGTTGATCGGCGCGCTCGCCAAGCTCGGCGAACTCGACGACCTGCCCCGGGCGCAGGAAGCCCAGGACGAGCTGTTCGGCCTGCTGTCCGGACTGGCCCGCAGCAAGCGCACCGCACCCGAGGACGACGTCATCTCCCGGCTGTGCCTGAAGGTGCCGTCCGACGACCGCATCGGACCGATCGTCGCCGGACTGCTCTTCGCCGGCCTGGACAGCGTCGCCAGCCACATCGACCTGGGCGCGGTGCTGTTCACCCAGTACCCGGACCAGCTCGCCGCGGCGCTCGCCGACGAGCAACTGATGCGCAGCGGCGTCGAGGAGATCCTGCGGTCCGCGAAGGCCGGCGGTTCGGTGCTCCCGCGGTACGCCACCGCCGACGTGCCGGTCGGCGACGTGACCATCAAGGCCGGCGACCTGGTACTGCTGGACTTCACGCTGGTGAACTTCGACCGCACTGTCTTCGACGAGCCCGAGCTGTTCGACATCCAGCGGGCGCCCAACCCGCACCTGACGTTCGGCCACGGGATGTGGCACTGCATCGGTGCACCGCTGGCCCGGGTCCAACTGCGCATCGCCTACACCCTGCTGTTCACCCGGCTCCCGGGCCTGCGGCTGGCCCGCCCGATCGAGGAACTGGGCTACGCCTCCGGCCAGTTGTCCGCCGCACTGACCCAGCTGTCCGTCACCTGGTGA